The following coding sequences are from one Melanotaenia boesemani isolate fMelBoe1 chromosome 19, fMelBoe1.pri, whole genome shotgun sequence window:
- the LOC121630116 gene encoding cyclin-dependent kinase 2-associated protein 1 isoform X1 produces the protein MSLGMSYKPNVHQHIPGTSGNQVGNLQSPAAANLQSYRPLLSDYGPPSLGFSQGSTGSQVPQNKYAELLAIIEELGKEIRPTYAGSKSAMERLKRGIIHARGLVRECLAETERNARS, from the exons aTGTCTTTGGGAATGTCTTACAAACCCAATGTCCATCAGCACATTCCGGGAACTTCGGGGAACCAGG TTGGAAACCTTCAGTCTCCAGCAGCAGCTAACCTGCAGTCCTACAGGCCGCTCCTGAGCGACTATGGACCTCCATCTCTGGGATTCTCACag GGCTCGACTGGCAGCCAAGTGCCTCAAAACAAATATGCAGAGCTGCTGGCCATCATCGAAGAGCTTGGGAAGGAAATCAGGCCCACATATGCTGGAAGCAAGAGTGCCATGGAAAGACTGAAAAGAG ggATAATTCATGCCAGAGGGCTGGTGCGCGAGTGCTTGGCTGAGACGGAGAGAAACGCCAGGTCCtag
- the LOC121630116 gene encoding cyclin-dependent kinase 2-associated protein 1 isoform X2: protein MDAHPQTKTVGNLQSPAAANLQSYRPLLSDYGPPSLGFSQGSTGSQVPQNKYAELLAIIEELGKEIRPTYAGSKSAMERLKRGIIHARGLVRECLAETERNARS from the exons ATGGATGCGCACCCCCAGACAAAAACAG TTGGAAACCTTCAGTCTCCAGCAGCAGCTAACCTGCAGTCCTACAGGCCGCTCCTGAGCGACTATGGACCTCCATCTCTGGGATTCTCACag GGCTCGACTGGCAGCCAAGTGCCTCAAAACAAATATGCAGAGCTGCTGGCCATCATCGAAGAGCTTGGGAAGGAAATCAGGCCCACATATGCTGGAAGCAAGAGTGCCATGGAAAGACTGAAAAGAG ggATAATTCATGCCAGAGGGCTGGTGCGCGAGTGCTTGGCTGAGACGGAGAGAAACGCCAGGTCCtag